Proteins encoded in a region of the Massilia sp. UMI-21 genome:
- a CDS encoding spermidine synthase, protein MLIKRKSIEQAESSRRPARKPRFAPVTLSEQDGVRYLHFGTEWVQGAMRIRKPDWPELEYAQQMMAWMLFIASPRAIAQLGLGAATLTKFCYRQFPEAGVTAVELNASVIGICASMFKLPPEDERLRVLEMDAMDFVLDPVNHGAFDVLQCDLYDATARGPVLDTPEFYQACNDCLAEGGIMTVNLFGDHPSFAKNLKAMKFAFEQVICLPEVHEGNVVALCFRNRPQLDKDALAARAAQIVAATKLPAKSWVKGLLAAN, encoded by the coding sequence ATGCTCATCAAACGTAAATCCATCGAACAGGCCGAGTCTTCGCGCCGTCCCGCGCGCAAGCCCAGGTTCGCTCCCGTCACCCTGTCCGAACAGGACGGCGTCCGCTATCTCCACTTCGGCACCGAATGGGTGCAGGGCGCGATGCGCATCCGCAAGCCGGACTGGCCGGAGCTGGAATACGCCCAGCAGATGATGGCCTGGATGCTGTTCATCGCGTCGCCCCGGGCGATCGCCCAGCTGGGGCTCGGCGCCGCCACCCTCACCAAATTCTGCTACCGCCAGTTTCCCGAGGCGGGCGTGACCGCCGTCGAACTGAACGCGTCGGTGATCGGCATCTGCGCCTCGATGTTCAAGCTGCCGCCAGAAGACGAGCGCCTGCGGGTGCTGGAGATGGATGCGATGGATTTCGTGCTCGACCCCGTCAACCACGGCGCCTTCGACGTGCTGCAGTGCGACCTGTACGACGCCACCGCGCGCGGCCCGGTGCTCGATACGCCCGAGTTCTACCAGGCCTGCAACGACTGCCTGGCCGAGGGCGGCATCATGACGGTCAACCTGTTCGGCGACCATCCGAGCTTTGCCAAGAACCTGAAGGCGATGAAGTTCGCCTTCGAGCAGGTGATCTGCCTGCCGGAAGTCCACGAAGGCAATGTGGTGGCGCTGTGCTTCAGGAACCGTCCGCAGCTGGACAAGGACGCGCTCGCCGCCCGCGCGGCCCAGATCGTGGCCGCCACCAAGCTGCCGGCCAAGTCCTGGGTCAAGGGACTCCTTGCAGCCAACTGA
- a CDS encoding glycine zipper 2TM domain-containing protein, producing MNFQAKLIIAATGLAALPLAQAQDFEDFGRVVRVQPRVEQIRVPRQECRTDYVQVPTQQQRGAGGGIVGGIVGGLLGNQVGGGSGRVAATAAGAIAGAMIGDRAENDNRPQGVQEQAVRQCRTVDAYETRTNGYDVTYEYRGQSYTTLMNRDPGNRVRLRVSVQPIDY from the coding sequence ATGAACTTTCAAGCCAAACTGATCATTGCCGCCACGGGTCTTGCCGCACTGCCGCTGGCCCAGGCCCAGGATTTCGAAGACTTCGGCCGCGTGGTGCGCGTGCAGCCGCGTGTGGAACAGATTCGCGTGCCGCGCCAGGAATGCCGCACCGACTACGTGCAGGTGCCGACCCAGCAGCAACGCGGCGCCGGCGGCGGCATCGTCGGCGGTATCGTCGGCGGCCTGCTCGGCAACCAGGTCGGCGGCGGCAGCGGTCGTGTCGCCGCGACGGCGGCGGGCGCCATCGCCGGCGCCATGATCGGCGACCGTGCGGAAAACGACAATCGCCCGCAAGGCGTGCAAGAGCAGGCCGTGCGCCAGTGCCGCACGGTCGATGCCTACGAAACGCGCACCAACGGCTACGACGTGACCTATGAATACCGCGGCCAGTCCTACACCACCCTGATGAACCGCGACCCGGGCAACCGCGTGCGCCTGCGCGTGTCGGTCCAGCCGATCGATTACTGA